A region of Macaca thibetana thibetana isolate TM-01 chromosome 20, ASM2454274v1, whole genome shotgun sequence DNA encodes the following proteins:
- the LOC126944960 gene encoding LOW QUALITY PROTEIN: uncharacterized protein LOC126944960 (The sequence of the model RefSeq protein was modified relative to this genomic sequence to represent the inferred CDS: deleted 3 bases in 2 codons), with protein sequence PPPPPPPPPSPSPPPPLPPPPPPSPPPPPSPLPPSPLPPPLPPRPPPSPPPPLPPSPPPPPPLLPPLPPPLSLSPPLPPPPPLPSPPPPPPRPSPPPPPPPPPSPPSPSPPLPLPPPRPPLPPLPSPLSPFPPPLPPSPPPPPPPPSPPPSPPPSPPPSPPPVSPPLPSISPPSPLPPPSPPSPPPPLPSPPPSPLPPPPVPSPPLSPPPLSPPPSPPLPPSPPPSSPPP encoded by the exons cctccccctccccctcccccccccccctccccctccccccccccccccctccctcccccccctcccccctcccctcccccccccccctctcctctccccccctcccccctccccccccccctcccccctcgccctcccccctccccccctcctcccctccccccctcccctccccccccccctcccctcctcccccccctcccccctcctctctccctctcccctcccctccccccccctcctcctctcccctcccctcccccccccc ctccccgcccctcccccccccctccccctccccctcccccctctcccccctccccctcccctcctctccccctcccccctccccgtcctcccctcccccccctcccctctcccctgtctcccttcccccctcccctccccccttccccccccccccctcccccccccccctcccctcccccctccccccccccctcccctcccccgtcTCCCCCCCccgtctcccctcccctcccgtccatctcccccccctcccccctcccccctccctctcccccctctccccctcctccc ctcccctcccctcctccgtctcccctccctcccccccctgtcccctctccccctctgtctccccctcccctctcccctcccccctcccctcccctcccccct tcccctcccccctcgtctccccctccc